Proteins encoded within one genomic window of Companilactobacillus zhachilii:
- a CDS encoding 1,4-dihydroxy-2-naphthoate polyprenyltransferase, with protein sequence MKPSVFFELVEIKAKTASVFPFLMGTLYSYYHWHSINALDLILFFIAMFLFNMAVDINDNYWDYKNATGVESFRRDTNVIGINHLNIHLIGWLDFSFTAIAAIIGLFIVSRTGLPLLYLGLFSFAVGFCYAGGPWPINRGPLGEFFSGFTMGYIIYLIAIYINVVHNPVVILDFKFYADALLSSLLTFFAISNLLLANNIADQEEDVKLGRKTLVYYLGKANTIFILKSLYVLGYLALLCSVILGLLPKMMLLTFLITPIVYKNAKAFSKNPIKKKTFPLIIKNLLLITLAETVTFILGVIFNF encoded by the coding sequence TTGAAACCATCTGTCTTCTTCGAACTTGTCGAGATTAAAGCTAAAACAGCCAGTGTCTTCCCATTTCTCATGGGAACTTTGTATTCATATTATCACTGGCACTCTATTAACGCTCTCGATTTGATTCTCTTTTTTATTGCCATGTTTTTATTCAATATGGCTGTCGATATTAACGACAATTACTGGGATTATAAAAATGCCACTGGCGTTGAAAGCTTCCGTCGTGACACTAACGTTATCGGCATCAATCATCTGAATATTCATCTAATTGGTTGGCTCGACTTTTCATTTACCGCCATCGCCGCTATTATCGGTTTATTCATTGTTTCTAGAACCGGATTACCATTACTCTATTTAGGACTCTTCTCATTTGCAGTTGGCTTTTGCTATGCTGGTGGTCCTTGGCCTATCAACCGTGGTCCTCTAGGAGAATTTTTCTCCGGTTTCACAATGGGCTATATCATCTACTTAATTGCCATTTACATTAACGTGGTCCACAATCCAGTTGTCATTTTGGACTTCAAGTTTTATGCGGATGCTTTACTATCATCACTACTGACTTTTTTTGCCATTTCCAACTTACTCTTAGCCAACAATATTGCTGACCAAGAAGAAGATGTGAAATTAGGTCGTAAAACACTGGTTTACTATTTGGGCAAAGCTAATACTATTTTTATTCTCAAATCTTTATACGTACTAGGCTATCTAGCACTACTTTGTTCTGTTATTTTAGGATTATTGCCTAAAATGATGCTCTTAACTTTTCTTATTACTCCCATTGTCTACAAAAATGCCAAAGCTTTCAGTAAAAATCCTATCAAAAAGAAAACTTTCCCTTTGATTATCAAGAATCTTTTACTGATCACTTTGGCAGAGACAGTGACATTTATTTTGGGCGTGATCTTTAATTTTTAA
- a CDS encoding NAD(P)/FAD-dependent oxidoreductase gives MAHILVLGAGYGGLRAARDLAKETPAGTQIDLIDQHEKHVEKTALHTIAAGTNRADGISFDVRSVLPSNVNFIKATVSKLDLDNKTVEFSDHDDITYDYIVVALGFRSEDFGLEGASENALILQDLETAKNIYKKINENIANYKESQDPADLSIVVCGAGFTGVEILGELVDTVKILKAKYDVPEIKVTCLEMATRILPMFDENLASYAVEYLDKNGIKLLTGAKIKKIEPKAVVYMDGDTEKSVAGSTILWTVGVSGSDVIKDSGIEARRNRVMTTEFLNLEAHPEAYFIGDDSAIIPAGEERPYPTTGQLATAEGAGAAFNIAAALNGKDLKPFIYHSMGTVASLGQNHGIAEITDKNLKFKGPIASLLKHLSADRGIMEIAGLKTAIRKGTI, from the coding sequence ATGGCACACATTTTAGTTTTAGGTGCTGGCTATGGTGGTTTACGAGCTGCTCGTGACTTGGCTAAAGAAACCCCAGCAGGCACACAAATTGATTTAATTGATCAACATGAAAAGCATGTTGAAAAAACAGCTTTACATACTATTGCAGCAGGAACTAACCGCGCCGATGGAATTAGTTTCGACGTTCGTTCAGTTCTTCCTTCAAATGTTAACTTCATCAAAGCAACTGTTTCCAAACTCGATTTGGACAACAAAACGGTTGAATTCTCTGACCATGACGACATCACATACGACTATATCGTTGTAGCTCTAGGTTTCCGTTCTGAAGACTTTGGACTTGAAGGTGCCAGCGAAAATGCTTTGATCCTTCAAGATCTCGAAACAGCTAAAAATATTTACAAAAAGATTAATGAAAATATCGCTAATTACAAAGAGTCACAAGATCCTGCCGACTTATCCATCGTCGTTTGTGGTGCCGGATTTACTGGTGTCGAGATCTTAGGTGAATTAGTTGATACTGTTAAGATTTTAAAAGCTAAATATGACGTTCCTGAAATAAAAGTTACTTGTCTAGAAATGGCCACAAGAATTTTACCAATGTTCGATGAAAACTTAGCCAGCTATGCCGTTGAATATCTTGATAAGAATGGTATCAAGCTCTTAACTGGCGCTAAGATCAAGAAGATCGAACCTAAAGCTGTTGTCTACATGGATGGTGATACTGAAAAGAGTGTTGCTGGTAGTACAATTCTTTGGACTGTCGGTGTTAGTGGTTCAGACGTCATCAAGGATTCTGGTATTGAAGCACGTAGAAACCGTGTTATGACAACCGAATTTCTTAACTTAGAAGCTCATCCTGAAGCTTACTTTATCGGTGACGATTCAGCCATTATCCCTGCTGGCGAAGAACGTCCATACCCAACAACTGGTCAATTGGCTACTGCCGAAGGTGCTGGTGCTGCATTTAACATTGCCGCTGCCTTGAATGGTAAAGATTTGAAACCATTCATCTATCACTCAATGGGTACCGTAGCTTCACTTGGTCAAAATCATGGTATTGCTGAAATTACTGACAAGAACCTCAAATTCAAAGGTCCTATTGCTTCTCTACTTAAACATCTTTCAGCTGACCGTGGAATTATGGAAATTGCTGGTCTTAAGACTGCTATTCGTAAAGGAACAATTTAA
- a CDS encoding acetate/propionate family kinase, with product MKIMAINAGSSTLKWKLFEMPEKTTIASGMIDRLGSPKAVFKLKYNGKKIEHEEAIKSNDVAVLSILDALKDMKIIDRFEDIVAFGHRVVAGGEEFKKSEIVTEENLRKIEDLSEYAPLHNKVEAYYIDVFKKLVPKAIQVAVFDTSFFVDIPKENYMYSIDMDDYKKYHVRRYGAHGTSHRYIAQRLDKIVDGGIQDKNVIVLHLGSGASISAIKHGKAFDISMGFTPLAGIMMSSRSGDIDFSILPYLMRKLDITDINDMIDILNHKSGLLGISGVSPDMRDIEAAEDTNQRAKLALEMYRNRIIKFMGSYIAEMGGIDVIAFTAGVGENSAEVREDILSGFEFMGLKIDQENNQVRGKEIRITTDDSKIAAYTIPTNEELMIAQDTYGFAKLLDGVKN from the coding sequence ATGAAGATTATGGCTATAAACGCAGGTAGTTCAACCTTGAAGTGGAAACTTTTTGAAATGCCTGAAAAAACAACAATTGCATCAGGTATGATTGATCGCCTGGGTAGTCCTAAAGCTGTGTTCAAGTTGAAGTATAACGGTAAAAAAATTGAACATGAAGAAGCCATCAAATCCAATGATGTCGCTGTTTTGTCAATTCTTGATGCCTTAAAAGACATGAAGATCATTGACCGTTTTGAAGATATTGTCGCTTTTGGTCACCGTGTTGTTGCCGGTGGAGAAGAGTTTAAGAAGTCGGAAATCGTTACAGAAGAAAACTTACGTAAAATTGAAGATTTATCGGAATATGCACCGTTACATAACAAGGTCGAAGCATATTACATTGACGTTTTCAAGAAATTGGTACCTAAGGCTATTCAAGTGGCTGTCTTTGATACATCATTTTTCGTTGATATTCCAAAAGAAAATTACATGTACAGTATCGATATGGATGACTACAAAAAATACCATGTTCGTCGTTATGGCGCACATGGTACAAGTCATCGTTATATCGCTCAACGTTTGGATAAAATTGTTGATGGTGGAATTCAAGATAAAAATGTTATCGTACTTCATTTAGGAAGCGGCGCTTCAATTAGTGCAATCAAGCATGGTAAAGCCTTTGATATTTCAATGGGCTTCACACCACTAGCCGGAATTATGATGAGTTCTCGTAGCGGTGATATCGACTTTTCAATTTTGCCATACTTGATGAGAAAACTTGATATTACTGATATCAACGACATGATTGATATTTTGAATCATAAGTCAGGATTGTTAGGCATTTCAGGTGTTTCACCCGATATGCGTGATATTGAAGCAGCAGAAGATACTAACCAACGAGCTAAATTGGCTTTGGAAATGTATCGTAATCGCATTATTAAGTTTATGGGCTCATACATTGCTGAAATGGGTGGTATCGACGTAATTGCCTTTACCGCTGGTGTCGGTGAAAATTCGGCTGAAGTCCGTGAAGATATTCTTAGTGGATTTGAGTTCATGGGCTTGAAGATCGATCAAGAGAATAACCAAGTTCGTGGTAAAGAAATTAGAATAACAACTGATGATTCTAAAATTGCGGCGTACACCATTCCAACCAATGAGGAATTGATGATTGCTCAGGATACATATGGTTTTGCTAAATTATTAGATGGCGTTAAAAATTAA
- a CDS encoding KUP/HAK/KT family potassium transporter, translating to MKKRNSSLSTLGMLITLGIVYGDIGTSPLYVMNSIINSAGTMADAKPEYIIGSVSLIFWTLMLITTIKYVLIAMKADNNKEGGIFALYALVRSKGKWLIIPALIGGSALLADGTLTPAVTVTSAIEGIKGQKFGNFVFSNSQATVLIIVTTILLTIFIIQKFGTDRIGRSFGPIMLIWFSFIGIAGLLNLTNDLSVLKALSPIYAIKVLFSPVNKAGIFILGSVFLATTGAEALYADMGQVGKHNIYATWPFVYLMLMLNYFGQAAWVISNYQNNHYNQINGINPFYQMLPEEFKIFAIVIATMAAIIASQALITGSFTLVQEAIGLKILPRLKVKFPGQVQSQLYIGTVNWILCAITVSIVWGFGSSDHMEAAYGLAITLTMLMTTILLNQFLIMKNHHILANIFLVAFFALESLFLLSSLIKFVHGGYVTVIITLAILTIMIIWFYGNKRRDAYMAESENVSLLDFIPQLEKLSTDEGIPTYATNLVYMLKMGPDYSIKRSIIYSILDQDPKRAKVYWFITVNQTNAPYECYYSVDMMHTRNVVNVTLNLGFKKSQHVNIYIREIINSLLDQNIIDDQTPTYSMVPKRRVGSFKFVIQNQQFQDLGAQEYMRGWDRFLIGGRLLLQNITIPPTLWYGLEFSDVVEEKVPLFLGSHYDQYLTEKKVSNSVKPSKTSNRN from the coding sequence ATGAAAAAGAGAAATTCATCCTTATCTACCTTGGGTATGTTGATCACCCTCGGCATCGTCTATGGCGATATCGGGACCTCGCCTTTATACGTAATGAATTCAATCATCAATAGTGCTGGCACCATGGCAGACGCCAAACCAGAATACATTATTGGGAGTGTCTCGCTCATTTTTTGGACTTTAATGTTAATCACTACAATTAAATATGTCCTGATTGCTATGAAAGCAGATAACAATAAAGAAGGTGGTATTTTCGCCCTCTATGCTCTCGTGCGGTCAAAGGGAAAATGGTTAATTATTCCAGCTCTGATCGGCGGTTCAGCTCTACTGGCTGATGGAACTTTGACTCCAGCTGTAACTGTAACTTCCGCCATTGAAGGTATTAAAGGACAAAAATTTGGGAACTTTGTCTTTTCCAATAGCCAGGCAACCGTTTTAATCATCGTTACAACGATTCTTTTAACGATATTTATTATTCAAAAGTTTGGAACTGATCGAATTGGTAGATCCTTTGGACCGATAATGTTGATTTGGTTCAGCTTCATTGGTATAGCTGGATTACTTAATCTAACTAATGACCTGAGTGTTTTGAAGGCTCTCTCCCCAATTTATGCGATCAAGGTTTTGTTCAGTCCCGTTAACAAGGCTGGTATTTTCATTCTTGGTAGCGTCTTTCTAGCAACAACCGGTGCAGAAGCGTTATACGCCGACATGGGACAAGTAGGCAAACATAATATTTATGCAACTTGGCCATTCGTTTACTTAATGTTGATGCTAAATTACTTTGGTCAGGCAGCTTGGGTTATCTCTAACTATCAAAATAATCACTACAACCAAATAAACGGCATTAATCCGTTTTATCAAATGTTGCCCGAAGAGTTCAAAATTTTCGCAATAGTTATCGCCACGATGGCAGCAATTATCGCGTCACAAGCTTTGATTACGGGTTCATTCACCTTAGTTCAAGAAGCAATTGGTTTAAAAATTTTACCTCGACTCAAAGTTAAATTTCCTGGTCAAGTACAAAGCCAACTTTACATTGGAACAGTCAACTGGATTCTTTGTGCCATCACTGTCAGTATCGTTTGGGGCTTTGGCTCGTCAGACCACATGGAAGCAGCCTATGGACTAGCCATAACTTTGACGATGCTCATGACCACAATCTTGTTAAATCAATTTTTAATTATGAAAAATCACCATATTTTGGCCAATATTTTCCTAGTTGCTTTCTTTGCTCTAGAAAGTTTATTCCTACTATCCAGCCTAATTAAATTTGTTCATGGTGGATACGTAACGGTCATCATAACGCTCGCTATTTTAACAATCATGATAATTTGGTTCTATGGCAACAAGCGTCGTGATGCTTATATGGCTGAAAGTGAAAATGTCTCATTACTAGATTTTATTCCGCAATTGGAGAAATTGAGTACTGATGAAGGCATTCCTACTTATGCAACAAACTTAGTTTATATGCTAAAAATGGGACCAGATTACTCTATCAAACGTTCAATCATCTACTCCATCTTGGACCAAGATCCAAAACGGGCTAAAGTCTATTGGTTCATAACGGTGAATCAAACCAATGCACCTTATGAATGCTACTATTCCGTCGATATGATGCACACAAGAAATGTTGTTAATGTAACGCTGAACTTAGGATTCAAAAAGTCACAACATGTTAATATTTACATACGTGAAATCATCAATAGCCTGTTAGATCAAAATATTATCGACGATCAAACACCAACTTACTCCATGGTTCCAAAGCGCCGCGTTGGTTCCTTCAAATTCGTTATTCAAAATCAACAATTTCAAGACTTAGGTGCCCAAGAATACATGCGGGGCTGGGATCGATTTTTAATTGGTGGACGTTTATTACTCCAAAATATCACTATCCCTCCAACACTCTGGTACGGTTTGGAATTCAGTGATGTTGTCGAAGAAAAAGTTCCCTTATTCCTTGGCAGTCATTACGATCAATATCTAACTGAGAAAAAAGTCAGTAATTCGGTTAAACCTAGCAAAACCTCAAATAGAAATTAA
- a CDS encoding TetR/AcrR family transcriptional regulator produces the protein MNVRDQQAENTKKAILKTAAEMFLSQGYQATSTRKIAQELNITQPNMYHYYKNKKVLYVKAIEYAVSGFSDNLLDAYKSHKDLPFEELLLYMSQYMIENFRINYFVMRNDIENFFTDEERRDLSKNWDGGYYKVLFNVFQSHKSELRSDLAIPVQVGTFLTMLLPYIEYNDAKRKRNIANLKTVINIFINGIKKE, from the coding sequence ATGAATGTACGTGATCAGCAAGCTGAAAATACTAAGAAGGCAATTTTGAAAACTGCCGCCGAAATGTTTTTATCTCAAGGCTATCAAGCCACTTCAACGCGTAAAATCGCTCAAGAACTCAACATTACTCAACCAAACATGTATCACTATTATAAAAATAAAAAGGTCCTCTATGTGAAGGCCATTGAATATGCCGTCAGTGGCTTTAGTGACAATCTTTTAGACGCATATAAGAGCCACAAAGACCTACCTTTTGAAGAATTATTACTGTACATGTCTCAATATATGATTGAAAACTTCCGGATTAACTATTTTGTTATGCGAAATGATATTGAGAACTTCTTTACCGATGAAGAACGACGTGACCTCAGTAAAAACTGGGACGGAGGCTATTATAAAGTCCTCTTCAACGTCTTCCAATCTCACAAAAGTGAACTCCGTTCTGACCTTGCCATTCCGGTTCAAGTTGGAACTTTTTTGACAATGTTACTCCCTTACATTGAATACAATGATGCCAAAAGGAAGCGCAATATTGCTAATCTAAAAACGGTTATCAATATTTTTATCAATGGCATTAAGAAAGAATAG
- a CDS encoding cation:proton antiporter: MLFLTLIISHLFNRLNLPAVVGQLILGVILGKGVLNIVKPTHEVELFADIGVILLMFLAGLESDLKLLRKHLLPSINVAICGVILPVALTLGTALIFGINLKESIFMSVVFAATSVSISVEVLKSLNYLSSTSGTVILGAAVADDILAISILSVMSGTLTGDFSLKKILLLLAMWIFFGVLIVVLHKWVIPQLMKLSDYVEATHAQTIFALVICFIMAFIADKVQLDSVLGAFVAGIAVSNAADFDEKVSRNIELIGYSVFIPIFFISIGLNLEFNSFIHDFWLIALFTITGIIGKLFGAGFGARISGFDMKDSYVIGSGMISRGEMALIVAQVGYGVHLLSEEYYSAVIFSVILITIIAPFFLKHSISKNPL, from the coding sequence ATGCTTTTCTTAACTCTCATCATCAGCCACCTGTTCAATCGTCTAAACTTACCTGCAGTTGTCGGCCAATTAATTTTGGGGGTCATCTTAGGTAAAGGCGTTTTGAACATCGTCAAACCCACCCATGAAGTGGAACTCTTTGCCGATATTGGCGTTATTTTATTGATGTTTCTAGCTGGTCTTGAGAGTGACCTAAAATTACTTCGTAAACATCTACTACCTAGTATCAACGTTGCTATTTGCGGCGTTATCTTACCTGTTGCCTTAACACTGGGAACAGCTTTAATATTTGGTATCAACTTAAAAGAAAGTATCTTCATGTCCGTTGTATTTGCCGCTACATCAGTTTCAATTTCGGTCGAAGTTTTGAAAAGTTTAAACTACCTTTCTAGTACGTCCGGAACCGTTATATTAGGAGCTGCGGTGGCCGATGATATTTTAGCTATCTCTATTTTGAGCGTTATGTCAGGAACTTTGACCGGTGACTTTTCACTCAAAAAAATCTTATTATTACTAGCTATGTGGATTTTCTTCGGCGTTTTAATTGTTGTCTTACACAAATGGGTTATCCCACAATTGATGAAATTATCAGATTACGTTGAAGCGACACATGCTCAAACGATCTTTGCCCTAGTAATTTGTTTCATCATGGCTTTTATCGCTGACAAAGTTCAATTGGACTCTGTTTTAGGTGCTTTCGTTGCCGGCATCGCGGTTTCAAATGCCGCTGATTTTGATGAAAAAGTTAGTCGTAATATTGAATTAATTGGTTATTCTGTCTTTATTCCTATTTTCTTTATTAGTATTGGTCTCAATTTAGAATTCAATAGCTTTATCCACGACTTCTGGCTCATCGCCCTCTTTACTATCACTGGAATTATCGGGAAACTCTTTGGTGCTGGCTTTGGCGCTCGTATCTCTGGCTTCGATATGAAGGATTCTTACGTCATCGGATCAGGTATGATTTCCCGTGGTGAAATGGCCTTGATCGTTGCACAAGTTGGATATGGGGTGCATCTATTATCAGAAGAATACTACTCAGCAGTTATTTTCAGTGTCATTTTAATTACAATTATTGCCCCATTCTTTTTAAAACACTCAATTAGTAAAAATCCTTTGTAG
- a CDS encoding DUF1003 domain-containing protein, which translates to MAIKKNQICAICGNRFTIMEGLFLRDLSDLLKQQVIKTNSFAKESSFICLKDLQTLRLEHMQSIIDQDLKIDQEMNDKLKKEMAKDTYVITNINETMSGKRTTGEKLADAVAKFGGSWGFIITFTIILVIWMTINVVHLFGVNFDPYPFILLNLFLSCVAAVQAPIIMMSQNRQADRDRVDSENDYKTNMKSEMEIRILHEKLDQLNEVQWPHILDMQKMQIEVLSEIENEIQSLKASDEKKRDRNTRHPSRD; encoded by the coding sequence ATGGCAATCAAGAAGAATCAAATTTGTGCAATCTGCGGCAATCGCTTTACCATCATGGAGGGACTCTTTTTAAGAGACCTGAGCGATCTGTTAAAACAGCAAGTTATCAAAACCAATAGTTTTGCAAAAGAATCATCCTTCATCTGCTTAAAAGACCTTCAAACATTGCGTTTAGAACATATGCAGTCAATTATTGATCAAGATCTAAAAATTGATCAGGAAATGAACGATAAACTCAAAAAAGAAATGGCTAAGGATACTTACGTCATTACCAATATCAATGAAACCATGTCGGGCAAGCGAACCACTGGTGAAAAATTGGCCGATGCAGTGGCTAAGTTTGGTGGTAGTTGGGGATTTATTATTACCTTTACGATCATTTTAGTCATATGGATGACAATCAACGTAGTGCACCTCTTTGGCGTTAATTTCGATCCGTATCCATTTATACTACTTAATCTATTTTTAAGCTGTGTGGCCGCCGTACAGGCTCCTATCATCATGATGAGTCAAAACCGACAAGCTGACCGTGATCGGGTAGACTCTGAAAATGATTACAAAACAAATATGAAATCAGAAATGGAAATCCGGATTCTGCATGAAAAACTCGACCAATTGAATGAAGTACAATGGCCCCACATTTTGGATATGCAAAAAATGCAAATTGAAGTTTTAAGTGAAATTGAAAATGAGATTCAATCATTAAAAGCTAGTGATGAAAAAAAGCGCGACCGCAATACTCGACACCCTAGTCGTGACTAA
- a CDS encoding glycosyltransferase family 2 protein — protein sequence MKTISIIVPCFNEEETINIYYDAMTKLKEETNKFKIEYWFIDDGSKDRTYSILKDLQKNHSDEVHFISFSRNFGKEAALYAGLNAVTGDYTAVMDVDLQDPPEMLPEMFDLLEKNEYDCVGTARMDREGENKIISFFSEGFYKVINKMSQTKIIPGARDYRLMTRQMVEAIKSMTEYNRFSKGIFSWVGFKTKYLPYKNRERSAGTTSWNFWKLLKYAITGIVDFSEGPLMFATWMGTIFSITSIVAIIGIIIRKFINPLSSVNGWASLVSIVLLIGGIQLLSIGILGEYIGKIFLEVKKRPIYIVKDKK from the coding sequence ATGAAAACTATATCGATTATCGTTCCTTGTTTTAACGAAGAGGAAACCATTAATATTTATTATGACGCGATGACCAAACTCAAAGAGGAAACTAATAAATTCAAGATTGAATATTGGTTCATTGACGATGGTTCAAAAGACCGCACTTATTCAATTCTCAAAGATCTACAAAAAAACCACAGTGACGAAGTTCACTTCATTTCTTTCTCAAGAAATTTTGGTAAAGAAGCGGCGTTATATGCTGGTCTTAACGCTGTAACTGGTGACTATACTGCCGTTATGGACGTTGATTTACAAGATCCTCCTGAGATGTTACCTGAAATGTTCGATCTTCTTGAAAAGAACGAATATGATTGTGTCGGTACCGCTCGTATGGACCGTGAAGGCGAAAATAAAATTATTTCCTTCTTCTCTGAAGGCTTTTACAAAGTCATCAATAAAATGTCACAAACTAAAATCATCCCCGGTGCTAGAGATTACCGCTTAATGACTAGACAGATGGTCGAAGCAATCAAATCAATGACCGAATACAACCGTTTTTCTAAGGGAATCTTCAGTTGGGTTGGTTTCAAAACCAAATACTTACCTTACAAAAACCGTGAACGCTCAGCTGGTACAACCTCATGGAACTTCTGGAAACTACTCAAGTATGCCATTACCGGTATCGTCGATTTTTCCGAAGGCCCATTAATGTTTGCTACATGGATGGGAACAATTTTCTCCATCACTTCAATAGTTGCAATTATTGGAATAATCATCAGAAAATTCATTAATCCATTAAGTAGCGTTAACGGCTGGGCTTCACTAGTATCAATCGTTTTATTGATCGGTGGAATTCAATTGCTCAGTATTGGTATTTTGGGGGAATATATCGGGAAAATTTTCCTAGAAGTGAAGAAACGTCCAATTTATATCGTTAAAGATAAAAAGTAA